The Brevibacillus brevis genome contains a region encoding:
- a CDS encoding ABC transporter permease, with translation MYNLIKSEWYKLRKDRSFRTLAMIMVELSIFWPLYWHFDNRLDGDPLFTGLESFQRALSGNTLIIKVSLCILAGFFISSEYSTGVMKNMATSGNSRMKIFTAKLCVYSWGVILLSLLFPVFNMVISTILSGFGAIDNQSAALLVLRSMLFTILFSASFASVAALFAITFTTSGKTISTSIIFFLSIDVIFTSIGEYLPIFETAYEYSVFTLVGDIGSTSPSNTELWRLTVVPILTFFGCGLAGCWVYKRKEIK, from the coding sequence ATGTATAATCTCATCAAGTCCGAATGGTATAAATTGCGGAAGGACCGCTCGTTCAGGACACTAGCGATGATCATGGTAGAGCTATCGATCTTTTGGCCGCTTTACTGGCATTTCGATAATAGGCTGGATGGTGATCCTCTATTTACTGGATTAGAATCCTTCCAGCGAGCTCTTTCCGGCAACACATTGATTATCAAGGTGTCCTTGTGTATCCTGGCAGGCTTCTTTATATCTAGCGAGTATTCAACCGGGGTCATGAAGAACATGGCAACGAGCGGGAATAGCAGAATGAAAATTTTCACGGCAAAACTGTGTGTGTACTCTTGGGGTGTAATCCTTCTTTCTCTACTGTTTCCGGTTTTTAATATGGTGATCAGCACCATATTGTCTGGGTTTGGGGCGATCGATAACCAATCAGCAGCGTTGCTCGTCTTGAGATCAATGCTTTTTACCATACTGTTTTCGGCGTCATTTGCCTCGGTCGCTGCATTGTTTGCCATTACCTTCACGACCAGCGGTAAAACGATTTCTACCTCAATTATCTTCTTTTTGAGTATCGATGTCATTTTTACAAGCATAGGTGAATATCTGCCTATCTTTGAAACTGCTTATGAATATAGCGTGTTTACATTAGTAGGCGATATTGGTAGTACCTCGCCAAGCAACACCGAATTATGGCGATTGACGGTAGTCCCGATCCTGACATTCTTTGGCTGTGGACTTG
- a CDS encoding response regulator transcription factor, with translation MDKKIHVLVVEDDSDINKLLCTIVTKSGYIAQAAYSGTEANLYLDRQEWDLVLLDLMLPGLTGEQLLEKINEVFRTPVIIISAKDEQKTKIATLRTGADDFITKPFDIEEVSARIDSHMRRYLRFSSPPPSNRLTYKDLVLDKETKFVTINGSDVTLTAREFAILELFMSYPKKVFSKANVFESIWNEEFMGDDNTVGVHISNLRSKLAKANPKQEYIETLWGMGYRLR, from the coding sequence ATGGATAAAAAGATACATGTATTAGTTGTGGAAGATGACAGCGATATTAATAAACTATTGTGTACGATTGTCACGAAAAGCGGGTACATTGCCCAAGCAGCCTATTCGGGAACAGAAGCGAATCTCTACTTGGACAGACAGGAATGGGATCTCGTACTACTTGATCTGATGCTCCCGGGACTCACCGGTGAACAATTACTGGAGAAGATCAACGAGGTGTTTCGGACGCCAGTTATTATTATCTCTGCCAAAGACGAGCAAAAGACGAAAATAGCAACCCTTCGTACTGGAGCAGATGATTTTATTACAAAGCCGTTTGATATTGAGGAGGTGTCTGCACGCATCGATTCCCATATGAGAAGATACTTGCGATTCTCAAGTCCGCCTCCAAGTAATCGATTAACGTACAAGGATCTCGTGCTGGATAAAGAAACCAAATTCGTGACGATTAACGGTTCCGATGTAACTTTGACAGCAAGAGAATTTGCTATTTTAGAGCTGTTCATGTCGTATCCCAAAAAAGTGTTTTCGAAGGCGAATGTTTTTGAAAGTATCTGGAACGAGGAGTTTATGGGGGATGACAATACGGTGGGCGTACATATCAGCAATTTAAGAAGCAAACTGGCAAAAGCCAATCCCAAACAGGAATATATAGAAACGTTATGGGGGATGGGCTATCGGCTTCGATAA
- a CDS encoding ABC transporter ATP-binding protein, whose product MFIQNLMRELLQLLSFMKSKKRAYILGLVGDGIGQAAVLVSLPFVFKDLTDFANTKDPALLTRAIVTMAVMFLLLSILSPFFSYIYRRCVRELIANIRLHVYQRLSKLPFDYYEQHHSGDTMSRLGNDVVLMENAYAEQLKMLSIILLSLIGSIIGMFAMDWKIAVVLLLVSTLTLYVNTLFAKSVRRIGDRMQQQMGIGTERLNDFLSGLPIIKMFHLHNVVTARYTEANEEVASSAIEQGHKHGLLEGTNFFIQFLSFGGMLVFGIMMVSKQIIGLGVLVALVQQQMLVTLAFLQLGQVITALQSSLAGASRVVDFLNEPLEPEEYLKSADKDQQCESMLKLEQVVFGYNEATNVLDGVSLQVEQGQMAGLVGTSGSGKSTVMKLLLGYYPPASGSLYLLGKPMGAYSLAEIRGMISYVPQDAFLFEGTIEDNIRYGCLDASEADVIKASKAAYAHDFIMELSDGYQTQTGERGATLSGGQRQRIAIARAILKNAPILLLDEATSALDAESEYWVQQALTALMKDKTVLVIAHRLSTVEDADVIYVMDQGKVIEHGRHVDLMQYNGTYAKLYEVQQRKDRAEQVSRLELTERRVSTT is encoded by the coding sequence ATGTTCATCCAGAATTTGATGCGGGAACTACTTCAACTGCTGTCGTTTATGAAATCGAAAAAGCGAGCGTATATTTTGGGACTCGTTGGTGACGGAATCGGTCAAGCAGCTGTATTGGTATCTTTACCTTTCGTATTCAAGGATCTGACGGATTTTGCGAACACAAAAGACCCTGCTTTATTAACCAGAGCGATTGTCACCATGGCTGTGATGTTCCTATTGCTGAGTATCCTGTCTCCATTTTTCAGCTACATTTATCGTCGATGCGTTCGCGAGCTCATCGCCAACATTCGGCTGCATGTCTATCAACGATTGAGCAAGCTGCCTTTCGATTACTATGAGCAGCACCATTCGGGAGATACGATGTCGAGACTGGGCAATGATGTTGTCCTTATGGAAAACGCGTACGCAGAGCAATTGAAAATGTTAAGCATCATCCTGCTGTCGCTGATCGGTTCGATCATAGGAATGTTTGCTATGGATTGGAAAATTGCCGTTGTCCTGTTGCTCGTAAGCACATTGACTCTTTATGTGAATACGCTGTTTGCCAAGTCAGTCCGGCGAATCGGAGATCGAATGCAGCAGCAGATGGGGATTGGGACAGAAAGATTAAACGATTTCTTGTCTGGGTTACCTATCATCAAAATGTTTCATTTACATAACGTTGTGACCGCACGTTACACGGAAGCAAACGAAGAAGTAGCCTCATCTGCCATCGAGCAAGGGCATAAACACGGATTATTGGAAGGGACCAATTTTTTTATCCAATTCTTAAGCTTCGGGGGAATGCTTGTTTTTGGAATCATGATGGTTTCCAAACAAATCATCGGGTTGGGCGTGCTGGTCGCCCTGGTTCAACAACAGATGCTTGTGACACTGGCATTTCTCCAGCTTGGCCAAGTCATCACAGCGTTGCAGAGCTCGCTAGCAGGTGCTTCTAGGGTCGTCGATTTTTTGAATGAACCTCTCGAACCAGAAGAGTATCTAAAGAGCGCCGACAAAGATCAGCAATGCGAAAGCATGCTGAAGTTGGAGCAGGTCGTTTTCGGATACAACGAAGCTACAAACGTGCTGGATGGTGTTTCGTTGCAAGTCGAGCAAGGCCAAATGGCTGGGCTGGTAGGAACGAGTGGAAGTGGAAAAAGCACCGTCATGAAACTTCTGTTAGGGTATTACCCACCTGCGAGCGGCTCTCTTTATTTACTTGGCAAGCCCATGGGAGCTTATTCACTTGCAGAAATAAGAGGCATGATCTCATACGTGCCTCAGGATGCCTTTTTGTTTGAAGGAACCATCGAGGACAATATCCGATACGGATGCCTGGATGCATCGGAAGCGGATGTCATCAAGGCAAGCAAAGCAGCGTATGCTCATGATTTTATTATGGAACTGTCAGATGGCTACCAGACCCAAACAGGAGAACGCGGTGCCACGCTATCTGGCGGACAGCGTCAGCGAATTGCCATTGCCAGAGCTATCCTGAAAAATGCACCGATCCTTCTACTGGATGAAGCAACGTCCGCTTTGGATGCAGAATCGGAATATTGGGTGCAGCAAGCATTAACCGCACTCATGAAAGATAAAACGGTCCTCGTCATCGCTCATCGTCTGTCGACTGTAGAGGATGCCGATGTGATTTACGTGATGGATCAAGGAAAAGTCATCGAGCATGGGCGCCATGTTGATTTAATGCAGTACAACGGTACGTACGCCAAATTGTATGAAGTGCAGCAGCGAAAGGATCGAGCAGAACAGGTCAGTCGTCTTGAATTGACAGAAAGGAGAGTGAGTACTACATGA
- a CDS encoding ABC transporter ATP-binding protein yields MIFTKQAQHRKKEPVFGWVLSYVKPYRGWVMICIIASILVAVADIWMGILIKTMVEHTNDFDKLVNIALIIFCLTIVGFLSKYFITYSAARFSSRAMRDLKNSMASHLEKVPMSTMDKYHSGDLVSRLTTDAQILQSFLQKHFFQLFYLPVVFVGALGLLLTINWKLIIFSVAILPVAIAITGWMSRPLQKYSEQMQDHLGQTNAIAQDTLSGIHMVKAFQLEGVLYHKYHAGMKQVLKNAFQAEKKRAWMTAPGILLFSSPILFFVAYGGYLIQAGELDLGSLVIFSYLLHFIIEPLSLAPVLFAQVQETSGAAKRLQEIFSQPVEQNDQPAIPVDPEAIPVQFENVSFAYDQARILDNVSFTLHPNKTVALVGASGSGKSTIMKLLCGFYRIEPGNGRLNVFGHSMTDWNMTDMRSYLSMVSQDTTLFPVSIAENISYGRIQATQDEIIAAAQAANAHDFIMELPQGYQTKVGERGSRLSGGQKQRIAIARAILKDAPILLLDEPTSALDTESEALVQDALENVMKNRTVLVIAHRLSTIKDADEVLVLEQGQIVERGTHYDLLDQGGVYTRLYQKRFATELHSSLAAGGV; encoded by the coding sequence ATGATTTTTACCAAGCAAGCTCAGCACAGAAAGAAAGAGCCCGTGTTTGGCTGGGTACTCTCGTATGTAAAGCCTTATCGAGGTTGGGTCATGATCTGTATCATTGCCTCGATTCTTGTGGCTGTGGCAGACATTTGGATGGGAATCCTGATCAAAACCATGGTCGAGCATACGAACGACTTCGACAAGCTGGTCAATATCGCCCTCATCATTTTTTGTCTGACCATCGTCGGTTTTCTCTCGAAATATTTCATCACGTATTCGGCAGCTAGATTCAGTTCAAGAGCCATGAGAGATTTAAAAAACAGCATGGCTTCCCATCTCGAAAAAGTCCCCATGTCTACCATGGATAAATATCATTCCGGCGATCTCGTTTCTCGCTTAACAACGGATGCCCAAATCTTGCAAAGCTTTTTGCAAAAGCATTTTTTTCAGCTTTTTTATCTGCCAGTTGTTTTTGTCGGAGCTCTTGGACTGTTGTTGACGATCAATTGGAAGTTAATCATCTTCAGCGTCGCAATCCTTCCCGTCGCCATCGCTATTACAGGGTGGATGAGCAGACCGCTTCAAAAATATTCGGAGCAAATGCAGGACCATCTGGGTCAAACGAACGCCATCGCTCAGGATACGCTTTCCGGGATTCACATGGTCAAGGCTTTCCAATTGGAAGGCGTCCTGTATCATAAATACCATGCGGGTATGAAGCAGGTCTTGAAAAATGCGTTTCAGGCAGAGAAGAAACGCGCGTGGATGACAGCGCCAGGGATATTATTGTTTTCTTCCCCAATCCTGTTTTTTGTCGCTTATGGTGGGTACTTGATTCAGGCGGGAGAATTGGATCTGGGCAGCTTGGTCATTTTCAGCTATTTGCTTCACTTTATTATCGAACCACTTTCACTCGCCCCCGTGTTGTTTGCCCAAGTACAAGAGACATCAGGTGCAGCAAAGCGGCTGCAAGAAATTTTTTCACAGCCAGTCGAACAAAATGATCAGCCTGCCATTCCTGTTGATCCAGAGGCGATTCCTGTACAGTTTGAGAATGTTTCGTTTGCCTACGATCAGGCAAGGATTCTTGACAACGTAAGCTTTACGTTACATCCGAACAAGACCGTTGCGTTGGTAGGTGCCAGCGGGAGTGGAAAGAGCACCATCATGAAATTGCTGTGCGGGTTTTATCGAATCGAACCGGGCAACGGAAGACTGAATGTTTTCGGGCATTCCATGACGGACTGGAATATGACGGACATGCGGAGCTATCTTTCCATGGTTTCTCAGGATACGACGCTATTCCCCGTGTCCATTGCGGAAAATATCTCGTATGGACGCATTCAAGCGACACAAGACGAGATCATCGCAGCGGCACAAGCGGCCAATGCGCATGACTTCATCATGGAGCTGCCGCAAGGATATCAAACAAAAGTGGGGGAACGCGGCTCCCGATTATCTGGAGGACAGAAACAGCGCATCGCGATTGCCCGAGCGATTTTGAAGGACGCCCCGATTCTGCTACTGGATGAACCAACGTCTGCCTTAGATACAGAATCGGAAGCTTTGGTCCAGGATGCACTGGAAAATGTGATGAAAAATCGAACCGTCCTCGTCATTGCTCATCGACTGTCTACGATAAAAGACGCGGATGAAGTGCTTGTTTTGGAGCAAGGACAAATTGTTGAGCGAGGTACACACTACGATTTGCTTGACCAAGGCGGCGTTTACACCAGATTGTATCAAAAACGGTTTGCCACAGAGTTGCACAGCTCGCTGGCAGCAGGAGGGGTATAG
- a CDS encoding lipase family protein, translating to MNQKKALSRLLAAVTLSTALVYPQAASAAAPAPVLHDDNPSGHFGDWYTGAVPPNASDDKPVILFVQGLHSSYKTWYTTDGFYDAAYNAGYRTAFVQLKDADGTGGNMWTNGAKLAEVIKKVADYYGVSKINIIAHSKGGIDTQTALVHYGAHPYVNVVHQLSTPNKGSELADMAYSNWAGWLADILGKKDDAVYSLQTSYMANFRSQTDNRTESRSTKTYMAAGTGDDGMFSPTWFAHAVLPGEDDGAVSVDSAFGLTYGIKSFTKDISHGQIAKASHTWDLVEPKLQKASIRERANKVSKDDKSKSSTVEESSVILRGGEVEDNVTETFFLESGIDQFNLDTMTSSEDTVVTLISPSGKEYEADRSEKSDSEDEPEIFKDAVHHFIEVEEPEAGEWTLQVEGSDDAFFMVGSVDGGEEAKVKASKKVFKKGDKAKISVDLGKNEIDQSLLEKANLTRSLNGEKASVLDEVKFAVKEDELTGNFTVPTKPGVYNLSFDVTGINEDGEPFTRSINYNFAVTNSDGELEK from the coding sequence ATGAATCAAAAGAAAGCATTATCTCGTTTGCTGGCGGCCGTTACATTATCAACGGCGCTGGTCTACCCGCAAGCAGCAAGCGCAGCGGCTCCAGCTCCTGTTTTGCATGACGACAATCCAAGTGGTCATTTTGGTGACTGGTACACAGGTGCGGTTCCTCCCAATGCATCCGACGACAAACCCGTGATTCTGTTTGTCCAAGGTCTGCACTCCAGCTACAAAACCTGGTATACAACAGATGGATTTTATGATGCAGCCTATAACGCCGGGTATCGTACCGCTTTTGTGCAACTGAAGGACGCGGATGGTACTGGTGGTAACATGTGGACAAACGGGGCCAAGCTCGCTGAAGTCATTAAAAAGGTTGCAGATTATTACGGTGTTTCCAAAATCAATATCATTGCACATTCAAAAGGTGGCATCGATACACAGACAGCACTCGTCCACTATGGCGCGCATCCGTATGTCAACGTTGTTCACCAGCTTTCCACGCCAAACAAAGGTTCAGAATTGGCTGACATGGCGTACAGCAATTGGGCAGGATGGCTTGCTGACATTCTCGGCAAAAAAGACGATGCGGTGTATTCCCTGCAAACGTCATACATGGCCAACTTCCGATCCCAGACTGACAACCGTACGGAAAGTCGTTCAACCAAGACATACATGGCTGCCGGAACAGGCGATGATGGCATGTTTAGTCCTACCTGGTTTGCTCATGCGGTTCTTCCCGGAGAAGATGATGGCGCTGTTTCCGTTGATTCTGCCTTCGGTTTGACTTATGGGATCAAGAGCTTTACAAAAGACATTTCCCACGGTCAAATAGCAAAAGCCTCGCATACATGGGATCTGGTCGAACCGAAATTGCAAAAGGCCTCTATCCGCGAACGTGCAAATAAAGTAAGCAAAGACGACAAATCAAAATCAAGCACTGTGGAAGAGAGCTCCGTCATTCTCCGTGGCGGCGAAGTGGAAGACAACGTCACGGAAACATTTTTCCTGGAGAGCGGAATCGATCAGTTCAATCTGGATACGATGACCTCATCGGAAGACACCGTTGTGACCCTGATCAGTCCTTCTGGCAAAGAGTATGAAGCGGACCGCAGTGAAAAAAGCGACTCGGAGGATGAACCCGAAATATTCAAAGATGCTGTTCATCACTTCATTGAAGTAGAGGAGCCAGAAGCAGGCGAATGGACACTTCAAGTGGAGGGCTCTGACGACGCCTTTTTCATGGTTGGTTCCGTGGATGGCGGAGAGGAAGCGAAAGTAAAGGCGAGCAAAAAGGTATTCAAGAAAGGCGACAAAGCGAAGATTTCCGTCGACCTGGGCAAAAACGAAATTGATCAATCATTACTGGAAAAAGCAAACCTGACACGTTCGCTGAACGGCGAAAAAGCAAGCGTCCTTGATGAAGTGAAGTTTGCCGTAAAAGAAGATGAGCTTACTGGCAATTTTACCGTGCCGACGAAGCCAGGCGTTTATAATCTCTCCTTTGACGTAACCGGCATCAATGAGGACGGCGAACCATTTACACGCTCTATTAATTACAATTTTGCGGTAACAAATAGCGATGGAGAATTAGAAAAATAA
- a CDS encoding thioesterase II family protein, which produces MKLFCFPYAGGLPSIYYGWRRVLSPAFLEIDPFEVRPSFQSDSMALSTSFYEVLEDVYQRITPELGEEPFAFFGHSMGGLIAFELTRKLLQNGKPLPQHLFLSASRVPHAYHKLVKTYNLPHNEFIESLRTLGGTPDEVLDNHELLELFLPTIRADFQAVQTYEMNNELPRQIPVNMTVLFGKEDSIEIQDIMAWRDYCGRECKFYPMPGGHFFIHQQMNTILVIIQDTLKVEQAVAIRAHF; this is translated from the coding sequence ATGAAATTGTTCTGCTTTCCTTACGCAGGTGGGCTTCCCAGCATCTATTACGGTTGGAGGCGGGTATTGTCGCCAGCGTTCTTGGAAATTGATCCCTTCGAGGTGCGACCTTCATTTCAGAGCGATAGCATGGCTCTTTCCACCTCGTTCTATGAGGTCTTGGAGGATGTATACCAACGGATCACACCAGAGCTGGGGGAAGAGCCCTTTGCCTTTTTTGGCCACAGCATGGGTGGATTAATCGCGTTTGAACTGACACGCAAGCTGCTGCAGAATGGAAAGCCACTGCCCCAGCACTTGTTCCTGTCTGCATCCCGCGTGCCGCATGCGTATCACAAACTGGTGAAAACATACAACCTGCCGCATAACGAGTTCATCGAATCGCTACGTACACTTGGGGGCACTCCCGATGAAGTTTTGGACAATCACGAGCTCTTGGAGTTATTTTTGCCTACGATTCGCGCTGATTTCCAAGCCGTGCAAACTTACGAAATGAATAACGAGCTTCCTCGACAAATCCCTGTCAACATGACGGTTTTGTTTGGGAAAGAAGATTCTATAGAAATCCAAGATATTATGGCGTGGCGAGACTATTGCGGGCGAGAATGCAAATTTTACCCCATGCCTGGTGGGCATTTCTTTATTCATCAGCAAATGAATACGATCCTAGTGATCATTCAAGACACATTGAAGGTAGAACAGGCAGTTGCAATCCGTGCACATTTCTAA
- a CDS encoding 4'-phosphopantetheinyl transferase family protein — MIAIYALKCPAVMEKELFNRFLQALPEEKRERVNRFRNPADSYRTLLADVLVRSLICEAYEISNDEIEYDYNAYGKPFLKSFPNYCFNVSHSGEWVVCATHDSQVGIDVEQICPIDLDIAAHYFAPAEIEDLLAKQRDEQLSYFYDLWTLKESYIKARGMGLSIPLQSFAIRKHLDQSITVSQNDSRDAWSFHQYEIDPGYKLSVCATTNQFADQVVMKNLLDLHQAIFQRKMSR, encoded by the coding sequence ATGATTGCCATTTACGCGTTGAAATGTCCTGCTGTCATGGAGAAAGAGTTGTTCAACCGATTTTTGCAAGCACTACCCGAAGAAAAACGAGAACGGGTCAACCGTTTCAGAAATCCGGCTGATTCCTATCGGACGTTGCTCGCGGACGTGCTCGTACGCTCTCTCATTTGTGAAGCCTACGAGATTTCCAATGACGAAATCGAGTATGACTACAATGCATACGGCAAACCTTTTTTGAAATCATTTCCGAACTACTGCTTTAACGTCTCGCATTCTGGAGAGTGGGTGGTCTGCGCCACGCATGACTCGCAAGTAGGGATTGATGTGGAGCAAATATGTCCGATTGATTTGGATATTGCCGCTCATTATTTTGCACCAGCCGAAATAGAAGATCTCTTGGCGAAACAACGGGATGAACAGCTTTCGTATTTCTACGACCTTTGGACCTTGAAGGAGAGTTATATAAAAGCGAGAGGCATGGGGCTGTCCATCCCGTTGCAATCATTCGCCATTCGAAAACATTTAGATCAATCGATTACCGTATCGCAAAATGATTCGCGCGACGCTTGGTCATTTCATCAGTATGAGATCGATCCAGGCTACAAATTGTCAGTATGCGCGACTACTAATCAGTTTGCTGATCAAGTAGTTATGAAGAATTTACTAGATTTGCATCAAGCCATTTTTCAAAGAAAGATGTCGAGGTAA
- a CDS encoding ABC transporter ATP-binding protein, translating to MTELVLRTNDLTKAYKNNVALDKVTLMIKRGSIYGFIGQNGAGKSTLIRIVNGLTFPTSGSIELFGANGERELVLARKRIGSLIESPALFPHMTAWENLEVHRIQKGIPGRKCIENTLELVGLQEAGKKKSMHFSLGMKQRLGIAIALLGDPEFLILDEPTTGLDPTGVIKLRELLKRLHSENGTTILISTHILSELHLLATHYGIIHKGKLLEQLTANELHEKCKQYLHIKVNDASKAATIIDQELHTSNFEVMPDGVIRLYQFVHDPGMVSSILFRAGLTIEQFMPMGEDLESYFANRIKGESHV from the coding sequence ATGACTGAGCTTGTTCTCAGAACGAACGATTTAACGAAAGCTTATAAAAACAACGTCGCTCTTGACAAAGTAACGCTGATGATTAAACGTGGGTCAATCTACGGGTTTATTGGACAAAATGGCGCAGGGAAATCTACATTGATTCGGATTGTGAATGGGCTGACATTTCCTACATCGGGTTCTATTGAGTTATTTGGAGCGAATGGAGAACGGGAACTTGTCCTTGCTAGAAAACGAATTGGTTCGTTAATCGAAAGTCCTGCGTTGTTTCCTCACATGACCGCATGGGAGAATCTCGAGGTACATCGCATACAAAAAGGAATACCGGGACGCAAATGCATAGAGAATACACTAGAGCTAGTTGGATTACAGGAAGCTGGCAAGAAAAAATCCATGCATTTTTCCTTAGGAATGAAGCAACGTCTTGGAATCGCTATTGCTTTACTCGGCGATCCTGAATTTTTAATTTTGGATGAGCCTACGACAGGACTTGACCCGACGGGAGTCATAAAATTGAGAGAGCTCCTGAAAAGATTGCATTCGGAGAACGGAACTACGATCTTGATCTCAACGCATATCCTCAGTGAGTTGCATTTGCTAGCCACTCATTATGGAATCATCCATAAGGGAAAGCTGCTGGAACAATTGACAGCAAATGAACTGCATGAAAAGTGTAAGCAGTACTTGCACATCAAAGTAAATGATGCAAGTAAGGCCGCTACGATTATTGATCAAGAACTGCATACCAGCAATTTTGAAGTGATGCCAGATGGTGTGATCAGGCTGTATCAATTCGTTCATGATCCCGGTATGGTTTCTTCGATTCTTTTCAGAGCTGGGCTCACAATTGAACAGTTCATGCCGATGGGTGAAGATCTGGAGAGCTATTTCGCAAATCGGATCAAAGGAGAGAGCCATGTATAA